The following proteins come from a genomic window of Panicum hallii strain FIL2 chromosome 8, PHallii_v3.1, whole genome shotgun sequence:
- the LOC112902453 gene encoding flavin mononucleotide hydrolase 1, chloroplatic isoform X2 has protein sequence MVSLLPRAPYLASLPKSASSSLRPSPPAMSSSSSAARAEAVARPRKLPVLLFDVMDTLVRDPFYHHIPAFFKMSMKELLESKHPTAWSEFEKGLIDENELAKKFFNDGRCFDLEGLKECMLIEDKLKLSKYLSWTFCSCRTGKRKPSPEFYLQAIDHLNVDPASCIFIDDRMVNIEAALSVGMVGLQFKNAEALRKDLCALGVELPPLVCEGEAQVQ, from the exons ATGGTCTCCCTGCTCCCTCGCGCGCCCTACCTCGCCTCCCTCCCCAAGtccgcctcctcctcgctgCGGCCGTCCCCGCCCGCCATGTCGTCGTCCTCCTCTGCCGCCCGTGCGGAGGCGGTGGCCCGGCCGAGGAAGCTGCCGGTGCTGCTGTTCGATGTCATGGACACCCTCGTCAGGGACCCGTTCTACCACCACATCCCCGCCTTCTTCAA AATGTCCATGAAGGAACTACTAGAAAGCAAACATCCAACGGCATGGTCAGAATTCGAGAAGGGACTGATTGATGAG AATGAGCTGGCCAAAAAGTTCTTCAATGATGGCAGATGTTTTGATTTGGAAG GTCTCAAAGAGTGCATG TTAATCGAGGATAAGTTAAAGCTCTCAAAGTATTTGTCCTGGACATTTTGCTCTTGTCGAACTG GAAAACGCAAGCCTTCACCTGAATTTTATCTTCAAGCTATAGATCATCTCAATGTTGATCCAGCAAGCTGCATTTTTATTGATGACAG aatggtaaacattgAAGCAGCTCTTAGTGTAGGAATGGTTGGGTTGCAGTTTAAAAATGCTGAGGCTCTGAGGAAAGACTTGTGTGCTCTGGGAGTTGAATTACCTCCTCTTGTTTGCGAAGGTGAAGCACAAGTACAATAA
- the LOC112902453 gene encoding flavin mononucleotide hydrolase 1, chloroplatic isoform X3 → MVSLLPRAPYLASLPKSASSSLRPSPPAMSSSSSAARAEAVARPRKLPVLLFDVMDTLVRDPFYHHIPAFFKMSMKELLESKHPTAWSEFEKGLIDEVSKSAWYQLIEDKLKLSKYLSWTFCSCRTGKRKPSPEFYLQAIDHLNVDPASCIFIDDRMVNIEAALSVGMVGLQFKNAEALRKDLCALGVELPPLVCEGEAQVQ, encoded by the exons ATGGTCTCCCTGCTCCCTCGCGCGCCCTACCTCGCCTCCCTCCCCAAGtccgcctcctcctcgctgCGGCCGTCCCCGCCCGCCATGTCGTCGTCCTCCTCTGCCGCCCGTGCGGAGGCGGTGGCCCGGCCGAGGAAGCTGCCGGTGCTGCTGTTCGATGTCATGGACACCCTCGTCAGGGACCCGTTCTACCACCACATCCCCGCCTTCTTCAA AATGTCCATGAAGGAACTACTAGAAAGCAAACATCCAACGGCATGGTCAGAATTCGAGAAGGGACTGATTGATGAG GTCTCAAAGAGTGCATG GTACCAGTTAATCGAGGATAAGTTAAAGCTCTCAAAGTATTTGTCCTGGACATTTTGCTCTTGTCGAACTG GAAAACGCAAGCCTTCACCTGAATTTTATCTTCAAGCTATAGATCATCTCAATGTTGATCCAGCAAGCTGCATTTTTATTGATGACAG aatggtaaacattgAAGCAGCTCTTAGTGTAGGAATGGTTGGGTTGCAGTTTAAAAATGCTGAGGCTCTGAGGAAAGACTTGTGTGCTCTGGGAGTTGAATTACCTCCTCTTGTTTGCGAAGGTGAAGCACAAGTACAATAA
- the LOC112902852 gene encoding receptor protein kinase-like protein ZAR1, giving the protein MRCPLHSLGILLLPLLLALRPPAADALSPDGLALLAFKSAVTDDPSSALSSWSDADADPCGWVGVTCANTSSGGPRVVGLAVAGKNLSGHVAAELGSLPLLRRLNLHGNRLTGAVPPAIANATSLRSLFLYDNRLAGPLPAAALCALPRLQNLDLSRNALGGALPAELARCGQLERLLLAENALSGAMPAGVWRGMPRLQMLDLSSNNLSGAVPPELGGLPALAGTLNLSRNHLSGGVPPELGRLPATVTLDLRFNNLSGEIPQSGSLASQGPTAFLNNPALCGFPLQVPCRAAAPSSSSPPPLPSSAASSGGAGGGPRQPVRTSLIVLISVADAAGVALIGVVAVYVYWKVRDRRRAAGNDAKDKGDDEEEGRGLFPCPCPCMRADACADSSSESSSDDGGGKCNGGGGGAGEAGGELVAIDKGFKMELDELLRSSAYVLGKGGKGIVYKVVVGNGTTPVAVRRLGGGAAAPERYREFAAEAAAVGRVRHPNVVRLRAYYWSADEKLVVTDFVNNGNLATALRGRSGQPSLSWSLRLRIAKGAARGLAHLHECSPRRFVHGEVKPSNILLDADYNALLADFGLARLLTIAGCTDVYSIAGSGGIMGGALPYARPAALADRSGAYRAPEARAPAGAGARPPSQKADVYSFGVVLLELLTGKAPEHGSPSSSASFLPEQQQEAPELVRWVRRGFEDARPLSELADDAVLRDAGARKEVIAAFHVALGCVEVDPERRPRMKAVSDSLDKIGA; this is encoded by the exons ATGAGGTGTCCGCTGCACTCGCTGGGGATCCTGCTCCTCCCGCTGCTTCTCGCGCTCCGGCCGCCGGCAGCGGACGCGCTGTCGCCGGACGGGCTGGCGCTGCTGGCCTTCAAGTCGGCGGTGACGGACGACCCGTCCTCCGCGCTCTCCTCCTGgtccgacgccgacgccgacccCTGCGGCTGGGTGGGCGTCACCTGCGCCAACACCTCCTCGGGCGGCCCGCGCGTCGTCGGGCTGGCCGTCGCGGGGAAGAACCTCTCCGGCCACGtggccgccgagctcggctcccTCCCGCTCCTCCGCCGGCTCAATCTCCACGGGAACCGCCTCACGGGCGCCGTCCCGCCCGCGATCGCCAACGCCACCTCCCTCCGCTCCCTCTTCCTCTACGACAACCGCCTCGCGGGcccgctgcccgccgccgcgctgTGCGCGCTCCCCAGGCTGCAGAACCTCGACCTGTCCCGGAACGCGCTCGGCGGCGCGCTGCCGGCGGAGCTCGCCCGGTGCGGCCAGCTGGAGCGGCTGCTGCTCGCCGAGAACGCGCTGTCGGGCGCGATGCCGGCGGGGGTGTGGCGCGGGATGCCGCGGCTGCAGATGCTGGACCTGTCGTCCAACAACCTCTCCGGCGCCGtcccgccggagctcggcggGCTCCCCGCGCTCGCCGGCACGCTGAACCTCTCACGCAACCACCTCTCCGGCGGGGTGCCGCCCGAGCTGGGACGGCTGCCGGCCACCGTCACGCTCGACCTCCGCTTCAACAACCTCTCCGGCGAGATCCCGCAGTCGGGGTCCCTCGCCAGCCAGGGCCCCACCGCGTTCCTCAACAACCCGGCGCTCTGCGGCTTCCCTCTGCAGGtcccctgccgcgccgcggccccgtcgtcgtcgtccccgccgcccctgccgtcctccgccgcgtccagcggcggggccgggggagGCCCCCGGCAGCCGGTCAGGACCAGCCTCATCGTGCTCATCTCGGTCGCCGACGCGGCGGGCGTCGCGCTCATCGGCGTCGTCGCGGTCTACGTGTACTGGAAGgtccgcgaccggcgccgggcCGCCGGCAACGACGCCAAGGACAAGGGAGATGACGAGGAGGAAGGGCGTGGCCTGTTcccgtgcccgtgcccgtgcaTGCGCGCCGACGCGTGCGCGGACTCCTCCTCTGAGTCCTCctccgacgacggcggcggcaagtGCAACGGCGGTGGAGGGGGAGCAGGGGAGGCCGGCGGGGAGCTGGTGGCGATCGACAAGGGGTTCAAGATGGAGCTAGACGAGCTGCTCCGCTCCTCGGCGTACGTGCTGGGGAAGGGCGGGAAGGGGATCGTGTATAAGGTGGTGGTGGGCAACGGGACGACgcccgtggccgtgcgccggctgggcggcggcgccgcggcgcccgAGCGGTACCGGGAGTTCGCGGcggaggccgccgccgtcgggcgGGTGCGCCACCCCAACGTCGTGCGCCTGCGCGCCTACTACTGGTCTGCCGACGAGAAGCTCGTCGTCACCGACTTCGTCAACAACGGCAACCTCGCCACGGCGCTGCGCG GCCGGTCCGGGCAGCCGAGCCTGTCGTGGTCGCTGCGGCTGCGGATCGCCaagggcgcggcgcgcgggctggcgcaCCTCCACGAGTGCAGCCCGCGCCGGTTCGTCCACGGCGAGGTCAAGCCCTCCAACATCCTCCTCGACGCCGACTACAACGCGCTCCTCGCCGACTTCGGCCTGGCGCGCCTCCTCACCATCGCCGGCTGCACCGACGTCTACTCCATCGCGGGCTCCGGCGGCATCATGGGCGGCGCGCTACCCTATGCCAGGCCCGCCGCCCTGGCGGACAGGTCCGGCGCGTACCGCGCCCCCGAGGCCCGCGCGccggcgggggccggcgcgcggCCGCCGAGCCAGAAGGCCGACGTGTACTCGTTCGGCGTCGTGCTGCTCGAGCTGCTCACCGGGAAGGCGCCCGAGCATGGCTCGCCGTCCTCGTCGGCGTCCTTCCTGccggagcagcagcaggaggcgcCGGAGCTCGTGAGGTGGGTGCGGCGGGGGTTCGAGGACGCGCGGCCGCTGTCGGAGCTGGCCGACGACGCCGTGCTGCGGGACGCCGGCGCACGGAAGGAGGTGATCGCGGCGTTCCACGTCGCGCTCGGGTGCGTCGAGGTGGACCCGGAGCGCCGGCCGCGGATGAAGGCCGTGTCCGACAGCCTCGACAAGATCGGGGCGTGA
- the LOC112902453 gene encoding flavin mononucleotide hydrolase 1, chloroplatic isoform X1, protein MVSLLPRAPYLASLPKSASSSLRPSPPAMSSSSSAARAEAVARPRKLPVLLFDVMDTLVRDPFYHHIPAFFKMSMKELLESKHPTAWSEFEKGLIDENELAKKFFNDGRCFDLEGLKECMVRAYEYIDGVEDILCCLKKNNYEMHAFTNYPVWYQLIEDKLKLSKYLSWTFCSCRTGKRKPSPEFYLQAIDHLNVDPASCIFIDDRMVNIEAALSVGMVGLQFKNAEALRKDLCALGVELPPLVCEGEAQVQ, encoded by the exons ATGGTCTCCCTGCTCCCTCGCGCGCCCTACCTCGCCTCCCTCCCCAAGtccgcctcctcctcgctgCGGCCGTCCCCGCCCGCCATGTCGTCGTCCTCCTCTGCCGCCCGTGCGGAGGCGGTGGCCCGGCCGAGGAAGCTGCCGGTGCTGCTGTTCGATGTCATGGACACCCTCGTCAGGGACCCGTTCTACCACCACATCCCCGCCTTCTTCAA AATGTCCATGAAGGAACTACTAGAAAGCAAACATCCAACGGCATGGTCAGAATTCGAGAAGGGACTGATTGATGAG AATGAGCTGGCCAAAAAGTTCTTCAATGATGGCAGATGTTTTGATTTGGAAG GTCTCAAAGAGTGCATGGTGAGAGCATACGAGTACATTGATGGTGTCGAAGATATTCTTTGTTGTTTGAAGAAAAATAACTATGAGATGCATGCTTTTACCAATTATCCAGTATG GTACCAGTTAATCGAGGATAAGTTAAAGCTCTCAAAGTATTTGTCCTGGACATTTTGCTCTTGTCGAACTG GAAAACGCAAGCCTTCACCTGAATTTTATCTTCAAGCTATAGATCATCTCAATGTTGATCCAGCAAGCTGCATTTTTATTGATGACAG aatggtaaacattgAAGCAGCTCTTAGTGTAGGAATGGTTGGGTTGCAGTTTAAAAATGCTGAGGCTCTGAGGAAAGACTTGTGTGCTCTGGGAGTTGAATTACCTCCTCTTGTTTGCGAAGGTGAAGCACAAGTACAATAA